A part of Candidatus Saccharibacteria bacterium genomic DNA contains:
- a CDS encoding TPM domain-containing protein, which produces MKILPRSIIALALMVGAALLIVLPARALEVPSAPTLERPIVDKTSTLSEQQIDQLAQQITHGRGEKSYQVGVLLIPTLGQDEYLEGYSLKVARAWGIGDKTNNGVLLLIVKQDKLVRIEVGTGLEGDLTDSRAKRIITGVIRPYFRSGDYYTGISEGVRSIQLAVAKEADPKLASRSEADGSWWDIVSTFGFFVLFGFMWLASILGRSKSWWAGGVIGGVIGFISLFASQWHPLAVIATIILVPFGLLFDFAVSRNYQQHKSAGTLPSWWAGGGSIGHGSGGGWSGGGFGGGGFSGGGSSGSW; this is translated from the coding sequence ATGAAAATATTGCCTCGCAGTATCATCGCACTTGCACTCATGGTGGGTGCGGCACTGCTCATAGTGCTTCCGGCGCGTGCACTTGAAGTACCATCTGCGCCGACACTTGAGCGACCGATTGTTGATAAAACCTCAACACTAAGTGAACAACAGATTGATCAGCTCGCTCAGCAAATCACACATGGGCGTGGGGAGAAATCATACCAAGTCGGAGTGCTCCTTATACCGACGCTTGGCCAAGATGAATACCTCGAAGGGTATTCACTAAAAGTGGCTCGAGCGTGGGGGATTGGTGATAAAACCAATAACGGCGTGCTGCTGCTGATTGTCAAACAAGACAAACTAGTGCGTATTGAAGTCGGGACGGGCCTTGAAGGTGACCTCACCGACAGTCGAGCTAAACGAATTATTACGGGTGTTATACGGCCATATTTCCGCTCCGGTGATTACTATACCGGTATAAGTGAGGGCGTGAGGAGTATCCAGCTCGCAGTTGCAAAGGAAGCTGATCCTAAGCTAGCTTCCAGGTCAGAAGCAGACGGTAGTTGGTGGGATATCGTATCAACGTTCGGATTTTTCGTCCTCTTTGGCTTTATGTGGCTCGCTTCGATACTTGGCCGCAGTAAAAGTTGGTGGGCTGGTGGCGTGATAGGCGGCGTGATTGGCTTCATATCGCTGTTTGCTAGTCAGTGGCACCCGCTAGCGGTTATTGCGACCATTATTCTGGTGCCGTTTGGCCTATTGTTCGACTTTGCGGTCTCGCGTAATTACCAGCAGCACAAATCTGCCGGTACGCTACCTTCTTGGTGGGCCGGTGGTGGCAGTATAGGACATGGTTCGGGCGGCGGCTGGTCGGGCGGTGGTTTCGGTGGCGGTGGTTTCAGCGGCGGCGGTAGTAGCGGGAGCTGGTAG
- a CDS encoding aspartate/glutamate racemase family protein, which translates to MKIGVFDTGIGGEAVARDLRQHFPQATIITVSDRAHLPYGSKPAKQIIRLTDAAIQPLLLGSCDVIVIACNTATTVALPILRERYPSQLFIGIEPMVKTAAELTKHHSIAVCATPATLQSARYHYLKQRFAASIDVCEPDCSNWAAMIEDNAVNEQQIRSAVELAIANKADVIVLGCTHYHWIKTLIESITGDTIIVLEPTDAIARRITQLVADQ; encoded by the coding sequence ATGAAAATTGGCGTATTTGATACCGGGATCGGCGGCGAGGCGGTAGCCCGTGACCTAAGGCAGCACTTTCCACAAGCGACCATCATCACGGTCAGTGATCGCGCTCATCTTCCCTATGGCTCCAAACCCGCTAAACAGATCATACGTCTAACCGACGCTGCGATCCAGCCGCTGCTCTTGGGAAGCTGCGATGTCATCGTCATCGCCTGCAACACCGCTACGACTGTTGCGCTACCAATACTCCGCGAGCGTTACCCTTCCCAACTATTCATTGGCATTGAGCCAATGGTGAAAACCGCTGCAGAACTCACAAAACACCATTCCATCGCGGTATGCGCCACACCAGCAACTCTGCAAAGCGCTCGTTACCACTACCTGAAGCAACGGTTTGCCGCATCAATCGACGTGTGTGAGCCCGACTGCTCAAACTGGGCCGCAATGATAGAGGATAATGCGGTAAATGAACAGCAAATTAGATCTGCCGTCGAATTAGCTATCGCCAATAAGGCTGATGTTATCGTGCTGGGCTGTACACACTATCACTGGATCAAAACATTGATCGAGTCAATTACTGGCGATACTATCATCGTACTCGAACCGACCGATGCAATTGCGCGGCGCATTACGCAGCTGGTTGCCGATCAGTAG
- a CDS encoding M48 family metallopeptidase, with product MAVKRAFSSSDLMVLAVTFVVFLLISNAYFLVSFFTSEEFLASEKSASSIILGLIGLGFVTLFIFVATLGIGMFLVRMQRQIMLGNALQIEYSDYAWLRDWANTVAADLEMPRVEIFVTQDPYINAYAFGFIRPYTIVLHSGSIRYLTHEELKTVVVHEMGHIKYGHTMASLYLTPFLVVPVLNVVGQWIAGFWQRRAELTCDRLALMYMADTELVKGSLIKVHVGPDVAKAMNETARQWLQYNAERPMNRFAQTFSSHPFLVRRLSHLDRWKYLVEAEPTTDRQPAA from the coding sequence TTGGCAGTCAAGCGCGCATTCTCATCGAGCGATTTAATGGTTCTTGCGGTCACTTTTGTAGTGTTCTTATTGATATCAAACGCCTACTTCTTGGTTAGCTTTTTTACAAGTGAGGAGTTTCTAGCGAGTGAAAAATCGGCATCGTCCATTATTCTTGGGCTAATTGGGCTTGGATTTGTGACATTATTTATATTTGTAGCGACACTAGGAATTGGTATGTTCCTCGTGCGTATGCAGCGGCAAATTATGCTTGGCAATGCGCTACAAATTGAATATAGCGACTATGCGTGGCTGCGCGACTGGGCCAACACCGTGGCGGCCGATCTGGAAATGCCCCGTGTCGAGATTTTTGTGACACAGGATCCCTACATAAACGCCTATGCGTTTGGGTTTATCCGTCCCTATACAATTGTGCTGCACTCCGGTTCGATTCGCTATTTGACACACGAAGAGCTCAAAACAGTAGTGGTGCACGAGATGGGGCACATTAAATATGGTCACACAATGGCTTCTCTTTACCTCACACCGTTTTTAGTAGTACCCGTGCTCAATGTTGTAGGTCAATGGATTGCAGGATTCTGGCAGCGACGAGCCGAGCTTACATGCGACCGACTTGCACTTATGTATATGGCCGATACAGAGCTAGTTAAAGGCTCGCTCATTAAGGTGCATGTTGGGCCAGATGTTGCGAAGGCAATGAACGAGACTGCACGACAATGGCTTCAATATAACGCTGAGCGACCAATGAACCGGTTTGCCCAGACTTTTAGCAGCCACCCATTCTTGGTACGTCGACTCAGCCATCTTGATAGGTGGAAATATCTTGTCGAGGCAGAGCCGACTACTGATCGGCAACCAGCTGCGTAA
- the prfB gene encoding peptide chain release factor 2 yields the protein MQPLKKRADELMMLIQAACQKLRIDALCEELAVLDDKLASPGIWQDSDRAQQIARKAADLRLATDEWVGLRVAVRDSIELIAMDDDSMQTEISEQLSNQEVLYKQLRKDLLFNGKYDSHAAIIKLSSGAGGTDAQDWAAMLERMYLRWAERSSMQVEQIERSAGEEAGIKNATYAVRGAYAYGKLRSEHGVHRLVRLSPFNSDNLRQTSFALVEVMPEINAPEEVVIDDKDLKIDVYRAGGHGGQSVNTTDSAVRVTHVPSGIVVAIQNERSQLQNKETAMKILRGRLAQLQLEQHTESLADLRANESASWGAQIRNYVLHPYSLVKDTRTKYETRNVQDVLDGAIGEFIDAYLDSMYNESQ from the coding sequence ATGCAACCACTCAAGAAGCGAGCAGACGAACTGATGATGCTCATTCAGGCCGCTTGTCAGAAGCTCAGAATTGATGCCTTGTGTGAAGAGCTAGCGGTACTTGATGACAAGCTGGCAAGCCCGGGTATATGGCAGGATAGCGATCGTGCTCAACAAATCGCACGAAAGGCTGCTGACCTACGACTTGCTACTGATGAGTGGGTTGGTCTACGCGTAGCGGTACGCGACAGTATCGAGCTTATTGCTATGGATGACGACTCGATGCAAACTGAAATTTCCGAGCAACTCAGCAACCAGGAAGTATTGTACAAGCAATTGAGGAAAGACCTGTTATTCAACGGTAAGTATGATAGTCATGCTGCAATTATTAAGTTAAGTTCAGGGGCGGGCGGCACTGATGCGCAAGACTGGGCGGCGATGCTGGAACGCATGTACCTGCGCTGGGCCGAACGCTCATCAATGCAAGTTGAACAGATCGAGCGGTCGGCCGGCGAAGAAGCAGGCATCAAAAATGCTACCTATGCGGTGCGCGGAGCGTATGCTTACGGTAAGTTACGCAGTGAACATGGTGTGCATCGACTTGTTCGACTGAGCCCGTTTAACTCAGACAATCTCCGTCAGACAAGCTTTGCACTTGTTGAGGTTATGCCTGAGATCAATGCACCAGAAGAAGTCGTTATTGATGACAAAGACCTCAAGATTGACGTGTATCGCGCTGGTGGTCACGGAGGCCAGTCGGTCAATACGACTGATAGCGCAGTGCGGGTGACGCATGTTCCTTCGGGAATTGTGGTGGCAATTCAGAACGAGCGTAGCCAGCTTCAAAACAAAGAGACCGCCATGAAGATACTTCGCGGCCGACTGGCTCAACTTCAGCTTGAGCAACATACTGAATCGCTGGCTGACCTGCGAGCGAATGAGTCGGCAAGCTGGGGTGCGCAAATACGCAATTATGTTCTCCACCCCTATAGTTTGGTCAAGGATACTCGCACCAAGTATGAAACACGTAATGTGCAAGATGTTCTCGACGGAGCAATCGGCGAGTTTATCGACGCTTACCTTGACAGTATGTACAATGAATCGCAGTAG
- a CDS encoding LemA family protein has protein sequence MKNKWLVPGIVATVLVVLAMMVGGTYNSLVTSREKVTKAASDLQSQYQRRADLVQQAIGVVKGSSNFEQDTLTKVVEARAKATSTQIDISKATPEQIQQYQTAQTDMSSAFSRLLVTVEQYPDIKSTQAYQDMLAQVEGTENRVNVARTDYNEVARTYNTQIQRFPTNIVAGLFGFTKSNYFEAEKGVEKAPVIDFSQQ, from the coding sequence ATGAAAAATAAATGGTTAGTACCAGGCATAGTTGCAACGGTTTTAGTTGTGCTGGCGATGATGGTTGGCGGCACCTATAATAGTCTCGTTACGTCCCGCGAAAAGGTGACGAAGGCAGCCAGTGATCTCCAGTCGCAGTATCAGCGCCGAGCAGATCTTGTGCAGCAAGCGATCGGTGTTGTAAAGGGATCTTCGAACTTTGAACAAGACACTCTGACGAAAGTAGTCGAAGCCCGCGCAAAAGCAACCAGCACGCAAATCGATATCAGCAAGGCGACCCCTGAGCAAATCCAACAGTACCAGACAGCCCAAACCGACATGAGTAGCGCGTTTAGTCGACTGCTTGTTACAGTGGAGCAGTACCCTGATATCAAATCAACGCAGGCCTACCAAGATATGCTAGCGCAGGTAGAGGGTACGGAGAACCGTGTTAATGTAGCGCGAACTGATTACAACGAAGTCGCTCGTACGTACAACACGCAGATTCAGCGTTTTCCGACCAACATCGTCGCTGGGCTATTTGGCTTTACTAAGAGCAACTATTTTGAAGCAGAAAAAGGCGTCGAAAAAGCTCCTGTCATCGATTTCAGTCAACAGTAG